The Macaca mulatta isolate MMU2019108-1 chromosome 19, T2T-MMU8v2.0, whole genome shotgun sequence sequence gactgtgcctcctgggttcaagtgattctcctgcctcagactcccgagtaactgggattacaggcatgcgccaccacgcctggctttttttgtatttttagtagagatagggtttctccatgttggccgggcgtgttggcgggtgcctgtagtcccagctgctcgggaggctgaggcaggagaatggcatgaacccgggaggcagagcttgcagtgagcggagatcgcgccactgcactccatcctgggcgacagagcgagactctgtctccggaaaaaaaaaaaaaaaaaaattagctgggtgtggtggtgcgtgcctgtagtctcagctactcaggaagctgaggcaggagaatcgcttgaacctgggaggcagaagttgcagtgagctgagattacaccattgcactccagcctggtgactgaggaagacttcatctcaaaacaaacaaacaaacaaacaacaacaacaacaaacgtGATACACTTcaatcatcccgaaaccatccccccAACActccatccatggaaaaattgtcttccatgaaaccggttTCTGGTGTCAAAAATGTTGGCATCTGCTGCCTCAGGACacccttctgtgtctctgtttcctcatttgtaatatGGGAATTGTCTTAGTCCTGAATTGATAACCCCATGCTCCTAAAAGTGTGGTTTCggctaggtgtgatggctcacgcctgtaatcccaacactttgggaggctgaggcaggcggatcacgaggtcaggagatagagaccatcctggctaacacggtgaaaccccatctgtactaaaaatacaaaaaattagccgggtgtggtggtgggtgcctgtagtcccacctacttgggaggctgaggcaggagagtggcatgaacccaggaggtggagcttgcagtgagccgagatcgcgccactgcactccagcctgggcgacagagcgagactccatctcaaaaaataaaataaaaataaataaataaataaataaacaaataaaatgcttagAGCAGTGTGCCTGGCCCCATAGCGCATACTGCACGGgcattcattgttattattatctttgAAGAGGTCCAGGACCCTAACGTTGTGGGGGTCTGGTTGCATCCTCTTGCCCTGCCTGTTGGGATTATTCATTTCTGGTCTCTGCAGGATGGAGACCTTCTCGCCTTTCTGTCGATGATGACAATGAGCTGGGCCACGTCACCCTGTCCCTAGCGAAAGGTTATCACTTCATTGGGGACATGAGAAAGGTCGGGTTGCTGAGGCCGTGCCTGTCTCCCCTCTGCTGGAGAAGATAAGGGAGGCACTCAGCTTTCTTCAGGCAGAGTGTGGGGGAGCCACGATGTATAAATGGGGGGCCAAGAGGCAGCGGAGACACTGGCCCACTCGCACGTCCAAGGCATCTCTGTCCAGCATGGCCAGGTACAcgctgctgctgctcctggcgGCGTGGGTGCTGACGGGGGAGCTGTGGCCGGGGACTGAAGCCCGGGCAGCGCCTTACGGAGTGAAGCTTTGCGGGCGAGAATTCATCCGAGCAGTCATCTTCACCTGCGGGGGATCCCGGTGGAGACGATCGGACATCCTGGCCCACGAGACTATGGGTGAGGCTGGGGAGAGAGTGGATGTAGGAGGGGAATGGGTGGCTGGATGGGTCCCAGGAGCTAAGGACAGAGATGAGAGGAGGTTGCTGGAGCAGGAGGGTCCTTGCCTTGCCACATTCAGCCAGGGACACCTGCCCAGCCTTGACACAAGGGCTCAGGAGTTAGCAGAGCTGCAGAGCTGGGATGGGGGGTTGCAAGCCATCCCTGGTGGCTGGAAGTCCGAGCACAGGTTACTCTTTTCTGAGCAGCTGCTATGTGTCCTGTGCAAAGCAAAGCTGCTGCTTGTATGCTCCggaggtgggggctgggagaGCGCCATTGGCAAAGACAACACCAAAGTGGTTTCCAACCCTTTCCAGGAGATAATGTGAAGGGTGTGATATACACATAGCCAGATTTTGTCACCTAATGCGTGACCTCTCTCCAGCAAGCTGGTTTCTCCTCCcgtctctgtctttttttttgagatgtggtctcactccattgcccaggcttgaaggcagtggcccaatcactgctcactgcagccttgacctcccaggctcaagcgatcctcccgcctcagcctccagagtagttgagaccacaggcaactgacaccacgcctggctagttttaattttttttttttttttgtagaaacagggtctcactatgttgcctaggctggtctcgaactcctgggctcaagtgatcctcctgcttcagcctccctaagtgctgagattggAGTCTCTGAGTGGCTTTATCTTCAAATGGGAGACACAGTTCCTGAACCTTGCAGGATTAAGTGGTGTGATTAAGTCAAAAGAGATTAGGGCAGAGTCTAAGCAGGGCAGCGGCACAGTCTGGGATCTATCAGGAGAGTCGGAGGGAACAGAAGACCTAGCTTCATGAGGGGCAGGGGCCTGGGAAATAGATATTCATGTTGGTGAGAAGGAGGATAGGTATGAGCGTGGACCTAGAAGACACACCACTTGGATTCAGATAGTAACTCTACAACGTAATAGTTGTGTGTTCGTATgctaatctttttgtttgtttgtttgtttttgagacagagtctcgctctgtcgcccaggctggagtgcagcggcatgatctccgctcactgcaaactccgcctcctgggttcaggccattctcctgcctcagcctcccgagtagctgggactgcaggcacctgcaaccacgcccggctaattttttttattttttttttagtagagatggggtttcaccatgttagccaggagggtctcgatttcctgacctcatgatccacccgccttggcctcccaaaatgctgggattacaggcgtgagccactgtgcccggcttttttttttttttttttttttgagacagagtctcattctgttgcccaggctggagtgcagtggtgcaatctcgacttaccgtaacctccatctcctgggttcaagtgattcttgtgcctcagcctcccaagtagctgggattacagctgtgtgccaccataccccgctaatctttttatttttagtagagacagggtttcaccatgttggccaggctggtctcaaactcctgacctcaggtgattcaccctcctcagcctcccaaagtgctgggattacagacatgagccactgcgcctggccatgcaAATTCTTTACTGAGTCCTGCCTCGGTGGTCTCCTCTGGAAAATAGGGGTGCTAACTGCACCCACCTCAACTGGTTGTCACTCAGAAGAATAAAGAAGTTAACCTGCTAAAGCACTTAAACGTTGTTTGACACACAGTAAGTgatcaataaattattattattattttagagacagggtcttgccctgttgcccaggctagagtgcagtggtatgatcacagctcactgcagcctcaacctcttgggctcaagcaattctcctgcctcagcctcctgagtagctgggactacaggcttgtgccaccatctCTAACTTATGCCACCATGTCtaacttattattatttgtagaaacagggtagtgctgtgttgcccaggctgttcttgaactcctggttctagtgatcctcctgcatggGCTCCtggaagttctgggattacaggtatgagccaccatgcctgaactAAATAATCATTTTTGAGTGCTCATCATGTcccagacattgttctaagtttttttttttttttttaatggatattAACTCCTCTACTCCTTATAAAACTTGAGAAGGttggaataattatttttttccactttgcaGAAAAGAACATTGAGGCTCCAATAAGTAAATTTACTTGCTCACGATTACAGCTTGGAGGGGCTGGATTCATGCTCAGTCAGCCCAGCTCCCAAATGTACCAGGTCCTCAATTAATAATAAAGAGTAAGGGAAAATAAAtgacagggctgggtgcagtggctcactcccgtaatcccagcactttgggtggctgaggtgggcagatcacttgaggccaggagtttgagaccagcctggccaatatggtgaaccccgtctctactaaaaatacaaaaatcagccaggcctggtggcagacccctgtaatcccagctactctcccACCTACtctggcagagccagaatttgaacccaggaccgGGTGGAATCAAAACTCTGAACTATGTCTGTGAACTATGTCTATAACTGTTGTCACAAGATCAGAGCTAGACCGTCCAGGAGCCAGGACTGTGGGTGCAGCGGCAGCTGAGCCCTGAGCACTAACTCTGTTCATCTTTTGCAGGAGATACCTTCCCGGAGGCAGATGCTGATGGAGACAGTCTGGCAGGCCAGCTGGATGAGGCCATGGGGTCCAGCAAGTGGCTGGCCCTGACCAAGTCACCCCAGGCCTTTTATGGGGGGCGACCCAGCTGGCAAGGAACCCCCCAGACTCTTCGGGGCAGCCGAGATGTCCTGGCTGGCCTTTCCAGCAGCTGCTGCAAATGGGGGTGTAGCAAAAGTGAAATCAGTAGCCTTTGCTAGTTCGAGGGCTAGGCAGCTGTGGGCACCAGTACCAATGCCCCAGTCCTGCCATCCACTTAACCAGTGTCTGGCTGGGCACCTGTCTTTCGAGCctcacatattcattcattcgtcTGCAAGTCACAGAGTCCAGGCACTGTGGGCTCAGGCACAGTCCCCCGACACCACCTAACCAACCCTGCCTTTTGACCAGCCTATCATGACCCTGTCCCCTGAGCAAGCTGTGCCCCTGCCTGGACAAGTGGGGACCCCTGATCCTGACCTCTGACCTCTCCCCAACCCTAACTATGCGTTTGCCTGTGACTGCACTGCCACAACTGGGTCCCTATTCTACCCAGACAGGCCACACAGTgacccctgccccctgcccagtCCAAACTGTGGCCAGCTCAAATTAAGCCTCTGTCTTAGTCCAGCCTTTGCACGCAAGCTTCCTTTTCCCTGCTTTCCATCCCCTCTCCTCCAACTCCCCTGACAAAGTTCCAAGGCTGTGGACCCCAGAGAAGGTGGCAGGTGGCCCCCGTAGGAGAGCTCTGGGCACATTAGAATCTTCCCAAACTCCAATAATAAAAATTCCAAGACTGgcagacagtgtgtgtgtgtgtgtgtgtgtgtgtgtgtgtgcgcgcgcgcgcggttGTTGGGCGTAGGACAGGTTTCAGGGATGCGCGGTACGCGGTACCCTCCCTCGGAGGCCCCCACCCCCAGACGCCCTAGGCCGCCTCCCCACTCCCCCTCAGCAGCCCCAGCGGGGACTTTCCGTCGCGGGGAAGGGGCGGGGACCCGGAGCGAAAGGTGCGGAGGCGGCTGCAGGGGTGGCTCGGCTTCCCGTTGCCGCCTCGGGCGCTGTACCCAGAGCTGGGAGCCGAGCAGCGCAGCCGCGCGGGCCCGGCAGGGCTGGGCCGGACTCGGGACGCGCGGGGGGCGCCATGCGGGAAGGCAGGGGCGCCCCTTTCTGGCCGTGGCCGCTGCCCAAGCTGGcgctgctgcctctgctgtggcTGCTTTTCCAGCGGACGCGTCCCCAGGGTGAGTGCTGGAGGGAGCTCGTGTCCCGGGTGCTAACGCTGCTCTCCCCGCGAAGGCGCCAATGCTCTAGGATAAGCCACGCGTTTGCGGAGCGAAAGGCAGAGGTGCAGGCGCCACTCGGCTCCCCCGGGGCAGGGACCCGGCGACACTGGGGAATGGGCGGCAGCAAGGTCGAACCGGAGCCccggggcggggtgggggagctCTCCGGGTGGTTAACAGGATGTGGCGAGCACAGGGAAAGGGGGGGTTTGCACGGAACCTGGGGAGGCTTCCTGCTGCTCATTTCCCTAAGCCCCCCACCTTGCAATTGTCAGAAGTCCAAGTTCTGGGGTGCGCAGGCGGAAGTGGGGGATTCGACCCCCTTTCCTGAGACCCTCTGACTCCCTCTCCAGGCAGCGCCGGGCCACTGCAGTGCTACGGAGTTGGACCCTTGGGCGACTTGAACTGCTCGTGGGAGCCTCTTGGGGACCTGGGAGCCCCCTCCGAGTTACACTTTCAGAGCCAAAAGTAGTGAGTACAGGGAGGTGACGTGGGGAAACAAGCTTTGGAGGTGGCCGCTCAGGTCCCAGACTGCCATGGTTGAAAGGTTCTAGGAgtcaagcctggccaacatggtgaaaccctgtctatactaaaaatacaaaaaaagttaccCGGGGGCGGTGGcgcccgcctgtagtccccgatactcaggaggctgaggcatgagagtcgcttgaaccgggaggcggaggttgcagtgatctcagatctcaccactgcactccagcctggggcacagagtgagactgtctcaattaaaaaaaaaaaagaaaaaaaagaaaaaagaaaagtctcaggagtctgcccccctcccccaatACTCCTCCACTCCGAAGCCCTTCAATTCTAGCTTCCCTCGTTTCTCTGCTGTGTCACCCTGAGCAAATCACTTTCCCTCTTTGAGGCTCCTTTACATTTCTCTGTTAAATAGCAATCATAGGACCAGGAGAGGTGGCttgcacctgttatcccagcattttgggaagctgaggcgggaggatcgcttgagcccaggagttcaagagttcaGAGTTTTAGAGAGCccgtctctttttcttttcttttctttttcttttttctttttttttttttttttgagacggagtctcactctgtcgcccaggctggagtgcagtggcgcgatctcggctcactgcaagctccgcctcctgggtttacgccattctcctgcctcagcctcctgagtagctgggactacaggcgcccgccaccgcgcccggctaattttttgtatttttagtagagacggggtttcaccgtggtctcgatctcctgaccttgtgatccgcccgcctcggcctcccaaagtgctgggattacaggcgtgagccaccgcgcccggcctctttttttttttttttttgagatggagtctcgctctgtcgcccaggctggagtgcggtggccgaatctcagctcactgcaagctccgcctcccgggtttacgccattctcctgcctcagcctcccgagtagctgggactacaggcgcccgccacctcgcccggctagttttttgtattttttagtagagatggggtttcaccgtgttagccaggatagtctcgatctcctgacctcgtgatccacccgtctcggcctcccaaagtgctgggattacaggcttgagccaccgcgcccggcctatatttttttttagtagagacggggtttcaccgtgttagccaggatagtctcgatctcctgacctcgtgatccgcccgtcttggcctcccaaagtgctgggactacaggcttgagccacgcgcccggccttttttttttttttttttttgagatggagtttcactcttgttgcccaggctggagtgcaatggtgcgatcttggctcactgcaaccttcacctcctgggttcaagcgattctcctacctcagcctcccaaatagctgggattacaggcatgtgccaccatgcctggctcatttttgtatttttagtaggggtggggggagtttcaccatgttgaccaggctgatcttgaactcctgacctcaggtgatccacctgcctcggcctcccaaaattctgggattacaggtgtgagccaccgcgcctggccgagagcCCCTCTGTTAAAAAACATAaactataatataaataaagggaaataggccaggcgctgtggctcacgcctataatcccagcactttgggaggctgaggtgggcagattacttgaggttaggagttcaagaccagctatagtaatcccagctactcgggaggctgaggtgggaggatcacttgaacccaagaggcagaggttgcagtgagctaagattgtgccactgcactccagcctgggtgacagaatgagactctgtctcaaaaaaatttttttaaataaaaaatggccaggccgggtgcggtggctcacgcctgtaatcccggcactttgggaggctgaggcgggtggatcccgaggtcaggagatcgagaccatcctggctaacacggtgaaaccccgtctctactaaaaaatacaaaaaaaaaaaaaaaaaatcagccggttgtggtggcgatcgcctgtagtcccagctactagggaggccgaggcaggagaatggtgtgaacctgggaggtagagcttgcagtgagccaagatcacgccactccactccagcctgggcgagagagggagactccgtcttggaaaaaaaaaaaatggctggcgccgtagctcacgcctgtaatcccagcactttgggaggccgcggcaggcagatcacgaggtcaggagttcgagaccagcctgaccaacatggtgaaaccccatctctacta is a genomic window containing:
- the RLN3 gene encoding relaxin-3 preproprotein (The RefSeq protein has 2 substitutions compared to this genomic sequence), producing the protein MARYMLLLLLAAWVLTGELWPGTEARAAPYGVKLCGREFIRAVIFTCGGSRWRRSDILAHETMGDTFPEADADGDSLAGQLDEAMGSSKWPALTKSPQAFYGGRPSWQGTPQTLRGSRDVLAGLSSSCCKWGCSKSEISSLC